In Sphingobium sp. B2D3C, a genomic segment contains:
- a CDS encoding biotin--[acetyl-CoA-carboxylase] ligase translates to MVHARIHVVPETGSTNADLRAQADRWPDGHWLRAERQMAGRGRLGRAWQSPTGNLYASTLIALQPGDPPVTGISLMMGIAVHDALSSLAEKAPILLKWPNDVLADGAKLAGMLLEREGQAIIAGIGVNIATAPSLADRPTVALNALPGGADVTAEAVLDALVLAVDRWLPRWRAEGMAAFIPAWLARAHPIGTPLVVTGTGDTSLHGRFAGLRGDGALMLACEDGTQAVVHSGDVGILP, encoded by the coding sequence ATGGTTCACGCGCGCATCCATGTCGTACCGGAAACCGGCTCCACCAATGCCGATCTGCGCGCGCAGGCCGATCGCTGGCCGGATGGGCACTGGCTTCGCGCCGAGCGCCAGATGGCCGGGCGAGGGCGGCTCGGGCGTGCATGGCAGAGTCCGACGGGCAATCTCTACGCGTCCACCCTGATCGCGCTGCAGCCGGGTGATCCGCCAGTCACCGGCATCAGTTTGATGATGGGGATCGCGGTCCATGACGCGCTTTCAAGCCTCGCAGAGAAGGCGCCGATCCTGCTGAAATGGCCCAATGATGTTCTTGCGGATGGCGCCAAGCTCGCGGGCATGTTGCTGGAGCGGGAGGGGCAGGCGATCATCGCCGGGATCGGGGTCAATATCGCCACCGCGCCGTCGCTCGCCGACCGCCCGACCGTGGCGCTGAACGCCTTGCCGGGCGGGGCTGACGTTACCGCCGAGGCGGTTCTCGACGCGCTGGTTCTCGCGGTCGACCGCTGGCTGCCACGCTGGCGCGCCGAGGGGATGGCCGCGTTCATTCCCGCCTGGCTTGCCCGTGCGCATCCCATCGGCACGCCGCTGGTGGTGACGGGCACGGGTGACACGTCCCTGCACGGGCGCTTTGCCGGCCTGCGCGGCGATGGCGCGCTGATGCTCGCCTGCGAGGATGGGACACAGGCGGTCGTGCACAGCGGCGATGTCGGCATATTGCCTTGA
- a CDS encoding type III pantothenate kinase, translated as MLLAIDAGNTNVVFALIAPDRTIRARWRIATDPRRTGDEYAVWINQLLQLEGLGMKDVTAVIVSTVVPRALHNLDVLARKYFGVEPLIAGKPPVEWHINVDVPMPQTLGADRALNAIAAHDAYEGDLIVIDFGTATTFDYIDYTGAYKGGIIAPGINLSLDALVNNAAKLPRIAIESPRNNDSVIGRTTEDQMLIGVFWGYVAMMEGLVMRMRKEIGRPATVLATGGLAILFDQKTDLFDAIVPDLTLTGLALLYERSGKSA; from the coding sequence ATGTTGCTAGCCATCGATGCCGGAAATACCAATGTCGTCTTCGCGCTGATCGCGCCCGATCGCACGATCCGCGCGCGCTGGCGGATCGCCACCGATCCGCGCCGCACCGGCGATGAATATGCCGTGTGGATCAACCAGCTGCTCCAGCTCGAAGGGCTGGGCATGAAGGATGTGACGGCGGTGATCGTCTCCACGGTCGTGCCGCGCGCGCTGCATAATCTCGACGTGCTGGCCCGCAAATATTTCGGCGTCGAGCCGCTGATTGCCGGCAAGCCGCCGGTGGAGTGGCACATCAATGTGGACGTGCCGATGCCGCAAACGCTCGGCGCGGATCGCGCGCTCAATGCCATCGCCGCCCATGACGCTTATGAGGGCGATCTCATCGTCATCGATTTCGGCACCGCGACGACCTTCGATTATATCGATTATACCGGCGCCTATAAGGGCGGGATCATTGCGCCGGGCATCAACCTGTCGCTCGATGCGCTGGTGAACAATGCCGCGAAACTGCCCCGCATCGCCATCGAATCCCCCCGCAACAATGATTCCGTGATCGGCCGCACCACGGAGGACCAGATGCTGATTGGTGTTTTCTGGGGATATGTGGCAATGATGGAGGGGCTGGTCATGCGGATGCGCAAGGAGATCGGCCGCCCGGCGACTGTCCTTGCCACCGGCGGCCTCGCCATTTTGTTCGACCAGAAGACCGATCTCTTCGATGCCATTGTGCCGGATCTCACATTGACCGGCCTGGCACTCCTTTATGAACGCAGCGGAAAAAGTGCATGA